One window of the Dendropsophus ebraccatus isolate aDenEbr1 chromosome 12, aDenEbr1.pat, whole genome shotgun sequence genome contains the following:
- the LOC138769814 gene encoding DNA damage-regulated autophagy modulator protein 1-like isoform X1, with amino-acid sequence MYISGAGKEYPANILFTIGFIGSSIATLVLSIITYKFMMLHPEAFGARQAAVQRVLLAVTWSSCVGTMVMAAFPSDPVPHGIGSAIAFACGCIYHLWQTILLYKVPGISKKICHIRLSACIILVICLLTLSGCDASRYLNICTGDCSQICTDIFIVAEWTALMLLLIIVLTCCHYCQQLCLKISWRNITISLREKNQDQV; translated from the exons ATGTACATCAG TGGTGCAGGAAaggaatatcctgcgaatatctTGTTTACTATTGGATTCATCGGGTCGTCTATTGCCA CCCTGGTTTTGTCTATTATAACCTATAAGTTTATGATGTTGCACCCAGAAGCCTTTGGGGCTCGGCAGGCCGCGGTGCAGAGGGTTCTCCTGGCCGTTACTTGGAGCTCCTGTGTTGGGACAATGGTGATGGCGGCATTTCCA TCAGATCCTGTTCCCCACGGTATCGGCTCTGCCATTGCCTTTGCATGTGGCTGCATATATCACCTGTGGCAGACCATACTGCTGTACAAGGTGCCGGGAATCTCTAAGAAGATCTGCCACATTAGACTGTCCGCCTGTATTATTCTTGTCATCTGCTTGCTTACTT TATCTGGATGTGATGCATCTAGGTACCTCAATATCTGTACTGGAGACTGTAGTCAG ATCTGTACAGACATCTTTATAGTGGCGGAATGGACGGCGCTGATGCTTCTCCTCATAATTGTACTGACCTGCTGTCACTATTGTCAG cAATTGTGTTTAAAAATATCCTGGAGAAACATCACAATCTCCTTGAGGGAGAAGAACCAGGACCAGGTCTAG
- the LOC138769814 gene encoding DNA damage-regulated autophagy modulator protein 1-like isoform X2 has translation MMLHPEAFGARQAAVQRVLLAVTWSSCVGTMVMAAFPSDPVPHGIGSAIAFACGCIYHLWQTILLYKVPGISKKICHIRLSACIILVICLLTLSGCDASRYLNICTGDCSQICTDIFIVAEWTALMLLLIIVLTCCHYCQQLCLKISWRNITISLREKNQDQV, from the exons ATGATGTTGCACCCAGAAGCCTTTGGGGCTCGGCAGGCCGCGGTGCAGAGGGTTCTCCTGGCCGTTACTTGGAGCTCCTGTGTTGGGACAATGGTGATGGCGGCATTTCCA TCAGATCCTGTTCCCCACGGTATCGGCTCTGCCATTGCCTTTGCATGTGGCTGCATATATCACCTGTGGCAGACCATACTGCTGTACAAGGTGCCGGGAATCTCTAAGAAGATCTGCCACATTAGACTGTCCGCCTGTATTATTCTTGTCATCTGCTTGCTTACTT TATCTGGATGTGATGCATCTAGGTACCTCAATATCTGTACTGGAGACTGTAGTCAG ATCTGTACAGACATCTTTATAGTGGCGGAATGGACGGCGCTGATGCTTCTCCTCATAATTGTACTGACCTGCTGTCACTATTGTCAG cAATTGTGTTTAAAAATATCCTGGAGAAACATCACAATCTCCTTGAGGGAGAAGAACCAGGACCAGGTCTAG